Proteins encoded within one genomic window of Nonomuraea gerenzanensis:
- a CDS encoding TfuA-like protein has translation MRRFLFVGPSLPDPRRYFGGADDIRVLPPVKAGDLLALEPGPGDVIGIIDGLFHQVRSVQHKEILHALQRGATVLGAASMGALRAAELAPFGMRGVGRIFADFASGRLTADDEVAVVHTDREHGFRSLTFPLVSLRYTLERLVGLERMSPREAEGLIREMRALHYTDRTLERLGGRPRGAALRACLESAWIDAKQDDAIRLIEELTRHPQVFPELRDVPDTIYLHAWRLGHETGGHTLRIYQLFGRGYEELHARLVQDAIRAECASRCGPAASAPFPDAILNHAHHEGYLVPDDTALPPRLRPWLTEREHAGEPPLTLLRKAVTRAYRMLPDVTPDAEAARRLRSAGLAARAREVHGLATAINLNAQSRLPGFSVESIPDDRLAQLASDLYGVRPDELETAARMRGFSCADVLLAALRPYYLLAKYNPETVALSLDVS, from the coding sequence ATGCGGCGGTTCCTCTTCGTCGGCCCGAGCCTGCCCGACCCCCGTCGCTACTTCGGCGGCGCGGACGACATCCGGGTCCTCCCGCCCGTCAAGGCGGGCGACCTGCTGGCACTCGAACCGGGGCCCGGCGACGTCATCGGCATCATCGACGGGCTGTTCCACCAGGTCAGGTCGGTCCAGCACAAGGAGATCCTGCACGCGCTCCAGCGCGGGGCCACCGTGCTCGGCGCGGCCAGCATGGGTGCGCTCAGGGCCGCCGAGCTGGCCCCGTTCGGCATGCGCGGCGTCGGGCGCATCTTCGCCGACTTCGCCTCCGGCCGGCTGACCGCCGACGACGAGGTGGCGGTGGTGCACACCGACCGCGAGCACGGGTTCCGCAGCCTGACCTTCCCGCTGGTGTCCCTGAGATACACCCTCGAACGCCTGGTCGGGCTGGAACGCATGTCACCGCGGGAGGCCGAGGGGCTCATCCGGGAGATGCGGGCCCTGCATTACACGGACCGCACCCTCGAACGCCTCGGCGGAAGACCGCGCGGCGCGGCATTGCGCGCCTGCCTCGAATCCGCGTGGATCGACGCGAAACAGGACGACGCCATCCGCCTGATCGAGGAGCTGACGCGGCATCCGCAGGTCTTCCCGGAGCTGCGCGACGTGCCGGACACCATTTATCTGCACGCCTGGCGGCTGGGCCACGAAACAGGCGGCCACACGCTCCGGATCTACCAGTTGTTCGGCCGCGGTTACGAAGAACTGCACGCCCGTCTCGTCCAGGACGCCATTCGCGCCGAATGCGCGTCCCGCTGCGGGCCGGCCGCCTCCGCGCCTTTTCCCGACGCGATTCTCAACCACGCCCATCATGAGGGCTATCTCGTGCCGGACGACACCGCGCTCCCGCCGCGCCTGCGCCCGTGGCTGACCGAGCGGGAGCACGCCGGCGAGCCGCCCCTCACGCTCCTCAGGAAGGCGGTGACCAGGGCATACCGCATGCTGCCCGACGTCACCCCGGACGCCGAGGCCGCCCGGCGGCTGCGCTCCGCCGGGCTGGCGGCGCGGGCGCGCGAGGTGCACGGGCTCGCCACCGCGATCAACCTGAACGCGCAGTCACGGCTACCAGGATTCTCCGTCGAGAGCATTCCTGACGATCGCTTGGCGCAATTGGCGAGCGACCTGTACGGTGTCCGCCCGGACGAGCTGGAGACGGCGGCTAGGATGCGAGGGTTTTCTTGCGCCGACGTCCTGCTCGCGGCGCTGCGGCCCTATTACCTGCTGGCGAAGTACAACCCGGAAACCGTGGCACTTTCGCTGGACGTTTCCTGA
- a CDS encoding MFS transporter, with protein sequence MMQSYIQPALSTAEATRLIPAMSLAVLPGILIAMLVTGRLSDRIGRRKPSVIGASALFAVPMLVPLLWPTLTSSFVQNVIAGLAAGCYLAVDRALLIDMLPTSGPRAVTSASAA encoded by the coding sequence ATGATGCAGAGCTACATCCAGCCCGCCCTCAGCACCGCCGAGGCCACCCGGCTCATCCCGGCCATGTCCCTGGCCGTCCTGCCGGGGATCCTCATCGCGATGCTCGTCACCGGCAGGCTGTCCGACCGCATCGGCCGCCGCAAGCCCTCCGTGATCGGCGCCTCGGCGCTGTTCGCCGTTCCCATGCTGGTGCCGCTGCTGTGGCCGACGCTGACGTCGTCGTTCGTCCAGAACGTCATCGCGGGCCTGGCCGCCGGCTGCTACCTGGCCGTGGACCGGGCCCTGCTCATCGACATGCTGCCGACAAGCGGGCCGCGGGCCGTGACCTCGGCCTCGGCAGCATGA
- a CDS encoding tetratricopeptide repeat protein: protein MIVYEGGEPYRWALLPAPVPPTAGEGRARPSELLRAANAVIDFTGRQAVMAELKDWRDAGAPQNATVKLIHGAGGQGKTRLAGHVAGEWQRDGWAVLAAHHKRDRSTPDVFEVPDLDRAAGVLVLVDYAERWDTADLLKLLRDTILPRRLPVRVLLLARPSGTWWSSLKERMQRDLRLDPSLRELEPLEGEAGIDRGGLFTAARDRFAELLRVPGADSIEPPPALERHEAYRLVLTVHMAALAVVLASTLGQDPPGDPVQVSEFLLARERDHWEAMASPQKEKPLATSPDAMGQVVYTATLTGRLDHGDGTFALERAKIESSQAAGQLVKDHALCYPPTVTVGTVLEPLYPDRLGEDFIALSTPGHAHDFPADPWVPAVPARLLAPSAVEERGQRSDPVAPPWTRHVLTTLIETADRWQHVADRVLYPLLKHAPQLALEAGGAALTMLAGLEPADLEVLEAVESVLPKHRHVELDVAAAAVVSRLAENRLAVVEDPARRAQIYDVLAIRLSHAGLHSRAVVEGLHAVDLWLSLAERDRRTYLPELAASLANQASLLAGFGGRDHALRVSEQVLELYSELYEGDHDVYLRDLAASTHNHAVLLAEAGRRSEAMSCSARAVELRFELAKRDGHRHLPDLAASLGNHALRLLEAGHRDDAVDLCGRVVRLYDTLVESNRAAYLPDFARSLTHYAVLLTEKGRLNDVVPVSEQAVRLYEECVSFNRAAHLPYFAMALTNYATGLAGVGRRAEAGQASERAVELYDELAALNRDAYAPKLAAALTTHAMCLAETMRPVDAVHTSEQALQLYEELAEHNREAFLPDLAISLNNHAALLTEAGRQAEAVSPSERAVELRRELAEHNRDAYVPDLATSLSNHAALLAELGRQYEAFPVSEEAVELQGRLATGDRNAYLPKLATASHNHAALLAELGRYEEAVSVSEQAVELRLELVNRDQHLYLPDLAASLGNHASRLAEVSRWDEAIRTSEHNVQLFRQLAADDSDTYLPDYVQSLGVQGSVLSLAGRHDQAVRSLLEGLILSRDFPEHATHIRRFVATVFRKAYQANTAEVGAAFESLTGYSIRAWQEQRGFPG, encoded by the coding sequence ATGATCGTGTACGAGGGCGGGGAGCCCTATCGGTGGGCGCTGCTGCCCGCACCCGTGCCGCCGACGGCGGGTGAGGGGCGTGCCCGCCCCAGTGAGCTGCTGCGTGCGGCGAATGCCGTGATCGACTTCACCGGGCGGCAAGCCGTGATGGCCGAGCTGAAGGACTGGCGAGATGCCGGCGCCCCGCAGAACGCGACGGTCAAGCTGATCCACGGGGCTGGCGGGCAGGGAAAGACCCGGCTGGCCGGACACGTGGCAGGCGAGTGGCAGCGGGACGGGTGGGCAGTGCTGGCCGCCCACCACAAGCGCGACCGTTCCACGCCGGACGTCTTCGAGGTTCCCGACCTGGACAGGGCTGCCGGGGTCCTGGTGCTGGTGGACTATGCCGAACGGTGGGACACCGCCGACTTGCTCAAGCTCCTGAGGGACACGATTCTGCCCAGGCGGCTGCCCGTGCGGGTGCTGTTGCTGGCTCGTCCGTCCGGCACGTGGTGGAGCAGCCTGAAGGAGCGCATGCAACGAGATCTGCGCCTGGATCCCAGCCTGCGGGAGCTGGAGCCCTTGGAGGGGGAAGCGGGTATCGATCGTGGCGGACTGTTCACCGCGGCCCGCGATCGGTTCGCCGAGTTGCTGCGGGTGCCCGGCGCAGACTCGATAGAACCGCCGCCCGCCCTGGAACGGCATGAGGCCTATCGGCTGGTGCTGACCGTGCACATGGCTGCCCTGGCCGTGGTGCTGGCTTCTACCCTCGGTCAGGATCCGCCCGGCGATCCTGTGCAGGTGTCGGAGTTCTTGCTGGCGCGTGAGCGGGATCACTGGGAGGCGATGGCGTCCCCACAGAAAGAGAAGCCGCTGGCGACCTCGCCGGATGCGATGGGGCAGGTCGTCTACACCGCCACACTCACTGGTCGGCTCGATCACGGCGATGGTACGTTCGCATTGGAACGCGCCAAGATCGAATCCTCGCAGGCTGCCGGGCAGCTCGTCAAGGACCACGCGTTGTGCTATCCGCCCACCGTCACCGTCGGTACGGTACTGGAGCCCTTGTACCCCGACCGCCTGGGTGAGGACTTCATCGCCTTGTCCACGCCCGGCCATGCTCACGACTTCCCGGCCGATCCGTGGGTGCCGGCGGTTCCCGCCCGGTTGCTGGCTCCGTCGGCTGTCGAGGAGCGGGGGCAACGATCGGACCCCGTCGCACCCCCATGGACCCGTCATGTCCTGACCACACTGATCGAGACCGCGGATCGCTGGCAGCATGTGGCGGACAGGGTCCTATATCCACTTCTGAAGCATGCCCCCCAACTGGCTCTGGAGGCAGGGGGCGCCGCCCTTACCATGTTGGCCGGCCTGGAACCCGCTGATCTGGAGGTGTTGGAAGCCGTCGAATCGGTACTGCCGAAGCACCGTCATGTCGAACTGGACGTCGCGGCGGCCGCAGTGGTCTCCCGGCTGGCCGAGAACCGGCTGGCCGTCGTCGAAGATCCCGCCCGTCGTGCGCAGATCTACGACGTTCTGGCCATTCGGTTGTCTCACGCGGGGCTGCACTCGCGCGCTGTCGTCGAAGGTCTCCACGCTGTCGATCTCTGGCTTTCGCTCGCCGAACGTGACCGGCGCACCTACCTGCCCGAGCTGGCGGCCTCGCTCGCCAACCAAGCGAGCCTGCTGGCGGGGTTCGGAGGGCGCGATCATGCGTTGCGCGTCTCCGAACAAGTCCTGGAGCTGTACAGCGAACTGTACGAAGGGGACCACGACGTCTACCTTCGGGACCTGGCGGCATCGACGCACAACCATGCGGTCCTGTTGGCGGAAGCAGGGCGTCGGTCCGAAGCGATGTCATGTTCCGCGCGAGCCGTCGAGTTGCGCTTTGAGCTGGCCAAGCGGGATGGGCACCGCCATCTGCCCGATCTGGCGGCGTCGTTGGGCAATCATGCTCTGCGGTTGCTCGAAGCAGGGCACCGGGACGATGCGGTAGATCTCTGCGGGCGGGTGGTCAGACTGTACGACACGCTCGTGGAAAGCAACCGAGCCGCCTATCTGCCGGACTTCGCCAGATCGCTGACCCACTACGCCGTCCTGTTGACAGAGAAGGGCAGGCTGAACGACGTGGTTCCTGTCAGCGAGCAGGCGGTCCGGTTGTACGAGGAGTGCGTCTCGTTCAACCGAGCAGCGCACCTGCCATATTTCGCCATGGCGCTCACTAATTACGCCACCGGGTTGGCAGGCGTGGGGCGGCGCGCCGAGGCGGGGCAGGCTTCCGAGCGCGCGGTTGAGTTGTACGACGAACTCGCCGCACTCAACCGCGACGCCTACGCGCCCAAGTTGGCGGCAGCGCTCACAACTCACGCCATGTGCTTGGCAGAGACGATGCGGCCGGTCGATGCGGTACACACATCCGAGCAGGCACTACAGCTGTACGAAGAACTCGCCGAACACAACCGCGAGGCATTCTTACCCGATCTGGCCATCTCGTTGAACAATCACGCGGCGCTGCTGACGGAAGCCGGCCGACAGGCCGAGGCGGTTTCCCCTTCCGAGCGAGCCGTCGAACTGAGGCGAGAACTCGCCGAACACAACCGCGACGCGTATGTGCCCGATCTGGCCACCTCGCTGAGCAATCATGCGGCGCTACTGGCAGAACTCGGCCGACAGTACGAGGCGTTCCCCGTTTCCGAAGAAGCCGTCGAACTGCAGGGCCGGCTCGCCACCGGCGACCGCAACGCGTACCTGCCCAAGCTGGCGACAGCGTCACACAATCATGCGGCGCTACTCGCGGAACTCGGCCGATACGAGGAGGCGGTCTCCGTTTCCGAGCAAGCCGTCGAGCTCCGCCTTGAGCTGGTCAATCGAGATCAGCACCTCTACTTGCCTGATCTGGCGGCGTCGTTGGGCAACCACGCCTCCCGTTTGGCGGAAGTAAGCCGGTGGGACGAGGCGATTCGTACCTCCGAGCACAATGTACAACTGTTCCGACAACTTGCCGCCGACGACAGCGACACTTACCTGCCGGACTACGTACAGAGCCTCGGCGTTCAAGGATCTGTCCTGAGCCTGGCAGGTCGACATGACCAAGCCGTCAGATCTCTCCTTGAGGGATTGATCCTGAGCCGGGACTTCCCAGAGCACGCGACGCACATTCGCAGGTTCGTGGCCACCGTCTTCAGAAAGGCGTATCAGGCGAATACCGCAGAAGTCGGCGCAGCTTTCGAGTCCCTGACGGGGTATTCGATCCGTGCCTGGCAGGAACAACGAGGATTCCCAGGATAG
- a CDS encoding MFS transporter yields MTRLALITGVNAVGNGLYATVSVLYFTSVLGHSLALVSAVLFAAMMLAMAADLVGGRLADTRGPRPVFQAGLVVSLAGMTAMLAAGEVAVFVVAGLLTGAGQGLCMSSNVALIRRAAGADAVMARATLRTFLTAGLALGGLAGAGVLAVRTPGAYLFAIAINLVTFLWCAVLAGRLEVPGRPATGAPRPAGLFHVYRDLRFMLFAVISALISVHHHVLPFAVPLWLALTQPSLTWLAGIALVVNTVLGVVLQIHANNRVGSGRGAVLSFLLGGVTIGASYLVFAWMAHAPLGAAAVLVLVFAVIYSLGEVVLAAGAMDLQFRVVPGEMQGQYSAAFGTMHGLASAAAPALLGLVVSAGGLLGWLTLAAATCLLAAMVPVVGRRFAFQPVG; encoded by the coding sequence ATGACGCGGCTGGCTCTCATCACAGGGGTGAACGCCGTCGGGAACGGCCTGTACGCCACGGTCAGCGTGTTGTACTTCACCTCCGTGCTCGGCCATTCCCTGGCCCTGGTGTCGGCGGTGCTGTTCGCGGCGATGATGCTGGCCATGGCGGCAGACCTCGTCGGCGGTCGCCTGGCCGACACCAGAGGGCCGCGCCCGGTGTTCCAGGCCGGTCTCGTCGTGTCCCTGGCCGGCATGACGGCGATGCTCGCCGCCGGCGAGGTCGCCGTGTTCGTCGTCGCGGGCCTGCTCACCGGCGCGGGGCAGGGGCTGTGCATGTCCTCGAACGTGGCGCTCATCCGCCGCGCGGCCGGCGCCGACGCCGTGATGGCGCGCGCGACGCTGCGGACCTTCCTGACCGCCGGCCTCGCCCTCGGGGGCCTGGCCGGGGCGGGGGTGCTCGCGGTGCGCACGCCAGGGGCCTACCTGTTCGCCATCGCGATCAATCTCGTCACCTTCCTGTGGTGCGCGGTGCTGGCCGGGCGCCTGGAGGTGCCCGGCCGGCCCGCGACCGGCGCCCCGCGGCCGGCCGGGCTGTTCCACGTCTACCGCGATCTGCGGTTCATGCTGTTCGCGGTCATCTCCGCGCTGATCTCGGTGCACCACCACGTCCTGCCGTTCGCCGTGCCGCTCTGGCTGGCGCTCACCCAGCCGAGCCTGACCTGGCTGGCCGGGATCGCCCTGGTCGTCAACACGGTGCTGGGCGTGGTGCTGCAGATCCACGCCAACAACCGGGTCGGCTCCGGGCGCGGCGCCGTCCTGTCGTTCCTGCTGGGAGGGGTGACCATCGGGGCGTCCTACCTCGTCTTCGCCTGGATGGCCCACGCTCCCCTCGGCGCCGCGGCCGTCCTCGTGCTCGTCTTCGCCGTCATCTACTCGCTCGGCGAGGTCGTGCTCGCGGCCGGCGCGATGGACCTGCAGTTCAGGGTGGTTCCCGGGGAGATGCAGGGACAGTACAGCGCGGCCTTCGGCACGATGCACGGGCTCGCCTCGGCCGCCGCCCCGGCGCTGCTCGGCCTGGTCGTCTCGGCCGGCGGCCTGCTCGGCTGGCTCACCCTCGCCGCGGCGACGTGCCTGCTGGCGGCTATGGTGCCGGTCGTGGGGCGCAGGTTCGCGTTCCAGCCGGTCGGGTGA
- a CDS encoding TolB-like translocation protein yields the protein MTVLATLTAALGAPPAQPAAGTALPGTGATVVADLAGRPVQLTSYAPLSPDGQRAWSPAKKAFVESDGPFTVSPGERWEATLVRGARSRVAVPPTVRLLDRRTGRASEVRLPVPKDPEGNHLNTLWPTWSPDGRHLLLNVFEPGHEPRSEGIVLIDVPSLKARFVRIENALITVGGFQWTRDSKGVVVRWGRNGASTIRRYDLTGAVERTWKVRGRPVGHGLGTFSPSGRRFVTACTSLEKAACVWDTRTGKAVTRIDVAFSAVWGPVLGWYDERHLLAPVRDGFGVVDLTGKVVETLVKVDEKQQIYPWFDARVKR from the coding sequence GTGACCGTCTTAGCGACCCTGACCGCCGCGCTCGGCGCCCCGCCCGCCCAGCCCGCCGCCGGCACGGCGCTGCCGGGCACGGGTGCGACGGTCGTGGCCGACCTGGCCGGGCGGCCCGTGCAGCTCACCTCCTACGCCCCGCTCTCCCCCGACGGGCAGCGGGCCTGGAGCCCGGCCAAGAAGGCGTTCGTCGAGAGTGACGGTCCGTTCACGGTCTCCCCCGGCGAACGCTGGGAGGCCACGCTCGTCCGGGGCGCCCGCTCCCGCGTCGCCGTCCCGCCCACGGTGCGCCTCCTGGACCGGCGGACCGGCCGCGCGAGCGAGGTCCGGCTGCCCGTCCCGAAGGACCCCGAGGGCAACCACCTCAACACGCTCTGGCCCACCTGGTCGCCCGACGGCCGGCACCTGCTGCTCAACGTCTTCGAGCCGGGCCACGAGCCGCGCTCGGAGGGCATCGTGCTGATCGACGTGCCCTCGCTGAAGGCCCGCTTCGTCCGCATCGAGAACGCCCTCATCACGGTCGGCGGCTTCCAGTGGACCCGCGACAGCAAGGGCGTGGTGGTGCGCTGGGGCAGGAACGGCGCGTCCACCATCCGCCGGTACGACCTCACCGGCGCCGTCGAGCGCACCTGGAAGGTCCGCGGCCGGCCCGTCGGCCACGGCCTCGGCACGTTCTCCCCGTCGGGGCGCCGCTTCGTGACGGCCTGCACCTCGCTGGAGAAGGCCGCCTGCGTCTGGGACACCCGCACCGGCAAGGCCGTCACCCGCATCGACGTCGCCTTCAGCGCGGTCTGGGGTCCCGTGCTCGGCTGGTACGACGAGCGGCACCTGCTGGCGCCCGTACGGGACGGCTTCGGCGTCGTGGACCTCACGGGCAAGGTCGTCGAGACGCTGGTGAAGGTGGACGAGAAGCAGCAGATCTACCCCTGGTTCGACGCCCGCGTCAAGCGCTGA
- a CDS encoding VOC family protein: MTTHPTSPPPPVRQLRLVVEAEDYEAALAFYRDVLGLPEQAAFSGGDGARVTILDAGRATLEIANPAQKVMIDEVEVGRQVAPKIRVAFEVDDARGTAERLVSAGAAEVAPPTVTPWESLNARLDAPAGLHITVFQELRTQEEREALGGFGTEG; the protein is encoded by the coding sequence ATGACCACGCACCCCACCTCCCCGCCCCCGCCGGTCCGCCAGCTCAGGCTGGTCGTCGAGGCGGAGGACTACGAGGCCGCGCTGGCCTTCTACCGCGATGTGCTGGGCCTGCCCGAGCAGGCCGCGTTCTCGGGCGGCGACGGTGCGCGCGTGACGATCCTCGACGCGGGCCGCGCCACGCTGGAGATCGCCAACCCGGCGCAGAAGGTGATGATCGACGAGGTCGAGGTGGGCCGGCAGGTGGCGCCCAAGATCCGCGTCGCGTTCGAGGTGGACGACGCCAGGGGCACCGCGGAACGGCTGGTCTCGGCGGGCGCGGCCGAGGTGGCGCCGCCCACCGTGACGCCCTGGGAGTCGCTCAACGCCCGGCTCGACGCGCCCGCGGGCCTGCACATCACGGTCTTCCAGGAGCTGCGTACGCAGGAGGAGCGCGAGGCGCTCGGCGGGTTCGGCACCGAGGGCTGA